The following proteins are co-located in the Chaetodon trifascialis isolate fChaTrf1 chromosome 14, fChaTrf1.hap1, whole genome shotgun sequence genome:
- the btbd7 gene encoding BTB/POZ domain-containing protein 7 isoform X1 produces the protein MGANGSSYPHSCSPRIGGNAQAQQTFIGTSSYSQQGYGWESKLYSLEHGHERPTDRKKKSLGLATLKRRFIKRRKSSRSADHARQMRELLSGWDVRDTNALVEEYEGTAALKELSFQASLARAEAPSLQRDLAALYQHKYCTDVDLIFQGTCFPAHRAILAARCPFFKTLLSSSPGYGAEVLMDIETAGIDVPMFSALLHYLYTGEFGVSGAEDSRLQNVDVLVQLSEEFGTPNSLEADMKGLFDYMCYYDALLSFSSDSEMIESCNERGAVAAAPTGGSGGSGCPGTPDEDLRAHKAILSARSPFFRNLLQRRIRTGEEMTERTLQTPTRIVLDESIIPRKYVQVILHCMYTDVVELGLVLRGSPSAGSLGEVQALVSGGRGASTRTEEAMELYHIALFLEFSMLAQGCEDIVVESLSLDSLVPILKWSSQPYGSKWVHRQAMHFLCEEFSQVVTSDVLYELSKEHLLSAIQSDYLQASEQDILKYVVKWGEQQLIKRMADREPNLLSGTAHSVNKRGVKRRDLDVEELKEILSPLLPFIRTEHILPPNSDVLADALKRGLISTPPSDMLPTAEGGKANAWLRQKNAGIYVRPRLFSPYVEEAKSVLDEMMVEQTDLVRLRLVRMSNVPDTLYMVNNAVPQCCHMISHQQMASNSTTAPSVVANEIPVPQLSVVKEMIRRLQELRHTEQVQRAYALNCGEGATVSYELQLRVLREFGLADGATELLQNPYKFFPDERFGDESPILALRQVGRCRVNSSPAMDSMFTELEGVAGFHPPLPPPPPPYHPPATPSRAQLKGAWRPRVPMPTPTRSFSYPCNRTLIQRHAASKHGSSDYSSVPRPQPPDCTNPQAMGRALLSDRQAINMEPVMREFMPDIALGVSVMSLREQHMAEMDRDGPHSPMGPSGHHLPHGPCPSVRLSHSHGPGHGHSCKRHAPEPKLEAQAEFPDLYDFSCRPATPTSTHPLPSFAGPDLYSHSCTPSSSYPPPYISDSQSQGHPQGRTAPDPLRLDVLSMTSQRHDGVLASPSGAQPRMGHIPRGRSNETDLTHGLGHLRSPSGNMDSYEDRHTGPRDAPEEMVLAGESSGLGPLQQPHRNSVSEEIARDRRSPSKPDYPYKKSAL, from the exons ATGGGTGCCAATGGATCCAGCTATCCACACTCATGCTCCCCACGCATAGGGGGAAATGCACAGGCACAGCAGACTTTTATAG GGACGTCATCCTACTCTCAGCAGGGATATGGCTGGGAGTCTAAGCTATACAGCCTGGAGCATGGCCATGAGAGgcccacagacaggaagaagaagagccttGGCCTGGCGACCCTCAAACGGAGGTTCATCAAAAGGAGGAAGTCCAGCCGCTCAGCAGATCATGCGCGGCAGATGCGGGAACTTTTGTCAGGGTGGGACGTCCGTGACACAAACGCCCTGGTGGAGGAATACGAGGGCACAGCGGCCCTCAAGGAGCTGAGCTTCCAGGCTAGCCTGGCACGTGCCGAGGCACCGAGCTTGCAGCGGGATCTGGCTGCCCTCTACCAGCATAAGTACTGCACTGATGTGGACCTCATCTTCCAAGGTACTTGCTTCCCAGCTCACCGGGCCATCCTGGCTGCCCGTTGCCCCTTTTTCAAGACTCTGCTATCCTCATCCCCTGGCTACGGTGCAGAGGTCCTCATGGACATTGAGACAGCTGGCATTGATGTGCCCATGTTCTCTGCCCTGCTTCACTACCTGTACACTGGGGAGTTTGGGGTGAGCGGAGCAGAGGACTCCAGGCTGCAGAACGTGGACGTACTGGTCCAGCTCAGTGAGGAGTTTGGTACACCCAACTCCCTGGAGGCTGATATGAAGGGCTTGTTTGACTACATGTGTTACTATGACGCTCTGCTCAGCTTCTCTTCAGACTCTGAGATGATAGAGAGCTGTAATGAGCGAGgggctgtggctgcagcaccAACAGGGGGCTCAGGAGGCAGCGGGTGCCCCGGGACCCCAGACGAGGACCTTAGGGCTCATAAAGCTATCCTGTCAGCGCGTTCTCCTTTCTTTAGGAACCTTTTGCAGAGGCGCATCCGCACGGGAGAGGAAATGACAGAGCGCACATTGCAGACACCCACCCGCATAGTGCTAGATGAGTCCATCATCCCACGGAAGTACGTGCAGGTTATTCTCCACTGCATGTACACAGACGTGGTGGAGCTTGGGCTGGTGTTGCGGGGCAGCCCCTCAGCGGGCAGCCTCGGCGAGGTGCAAGCCCTGGTGTCCGGGGGGCGCGGAGCCAGCACACGTACCGAGGAGGCCATGGAGCTGTACCACATCGCTCTGTTCTTGGAGTTCAGTATGCTGGCTCAAG GCTGTGAGGACATTGTTGTGGAGAGCCTGTCTCTGGACTCTCTCGTCCCCATCCTGAAGTGGAGCTCCCAGCCGTACGGCTCCAAGTGGGTCCACAGGCAGGCCATGCACTTCCTCTGCGAGGAGTTCAGTCAGGTCGTCACCTCAGATGTTCTCTACGAGCTGAGCAAGGAGCACCTTCTCAGTGCAATTCAGTCTGACTACCTACAG GCGAGTGAACAGGACATTCTGAAGTATGTTGTTAAGTGGGGCGAGCAGCAGCTTATTAAGAGGATGGCAGACAGGG AGCCCAACCTGTTGAGCGGCACTGCCCACAGCGTAAACAAGAGGGGAGTGAAAAGGAGAGACCTGGATGTGGAGGAGCTAAAGGAGATCCTTTCTCCCCTCCTGCCCTTCATCCGAACTGAGCACATCTTACCTCCCAACAGTGACGTACTGGCTGATGCG CTTAAAAGGGGTTTGATCAGCACCCCACCTTCAGACATGCTGCCCACCGCTGAGGGGGGAAAAGCCAATGCCTGGTTAAGGCAGAAGAACGCAGGCATCTATGTGCGCCCCCGCCTTTTCTCTCCTTATGTGGAAGAGGCGAAG TCTGTGCTCGATGAGATGATGGTGGAGCAGACGGACCTGGTGCGTTTGCGATTAGTGCGCATGTCCAACGTCCCAGACACACTCTACATGGTCAACAATGCTGTGCCTCAGTGCTGTCACATGATCAGCCACCAGCAAATGGCAAGCAACTCTACCACAGCTCCATCGGTTGTGGCCAATGAGATTCCAG TGCCTCAGCTGTCGGTGGTAAAGGAGATGATCCGGAGGCTACAGGAACTGAGGCACACAGAGCAGGTCCAGCGAGCTTATGCCCTCAACTGTGGTGAAGGAGCCACCGTCAGCtatgagctgcagctgcggGTGCTGAGGGAGTTTGGTCTGGCAGACGGAGCCACTGAGCTACTGCAG aaCCCCTATAAGTTCTTCCCTGATGAACGGTTTGGAGATGAGAGTCCAATTCTGGCTCTGCGGCAGGTGGGTCGGTGTCGGGTAAACAGCAGCCCAGCCATGGATAGCATGTTCACAGAGCTGGAAGGAGTAGCGGGCTTCCACCCTCCCTtacctcctccaccccccccatACCACCCCCCTGCTACACCCAGCCGTGCTCAGCTCAAGGGTGCCTGGCGACCTCGTGTGCCCATGCCGACCCCCACCCGTTCCTTCTCCTATCCCTGCAACCGCACCCTGATCCAGCGCCATGCAGCCAGCAAGCATGGCAGCTCAGACTACTCCTCTGTGCCCAGGCCCCAGCCCCCAGACTGCACCAACCCGCAGGCTATGGGCCGAGCTTTGCTTTCAGATCGGCAAgcg ATCAACATGGAGCCTGTTATGAGGGAGTTCATGCCTGACATTGCACTAGGTGTCTCAGTCATGTCCCTGAGGGAGCAGCACATGGCAGAGATGGACAGGGACGGCCCTCACAGCCCAATGGGCCCCTCAGGCCACCATCTGCCTCATGGGCCCTGCCCCTCTGTCCGCCTCAGCCACAGCCATGGTCCTGGACACGGCCACTCCTGCAAAAGACACGCTCCTGAACCCAAGCTGGAGGCTCAAGCCGAGTTCCCTGACCTGTACGACTTCTCTTGCCGACCTGCAACACCGACCTCCACTCACCCTCTGCCCTCCTTTGCAGGACCAGACCTCTACAGCCACAGCTGCACCCCCTCCAGCTCTTATCCACCGCCCTACATTTCTGACTCTCAGTCCCAGGGCCACCCACAGGGACGGACTGCCCCAGACCCACTGCGTCTGGATGTCCTCAGTATGACCTCTCAGAGGCATGATGGAGTCCTTGCCAGCCCCTCCGGGGCCCAGCCTAGGATGGGACACATCCCAAGGGGCAGATCGAATGAGACAGACCTGACTCATGGCTTAGGTCATTTACGGTCGCCCAGTGGGAACATGGACAGCTATGAGGACAGGCACACAGGACCTAGGGATGCCCCGGAGGAGATGGTTCTGGCTGGAGAGTCATCAGGCCTGGGGCCCCTCCAGCAGCCTCACAGGAACAGTGTCAGCGAGGAGATCGCCAGAGACCGCAGATCACCTAGCAAACCTGACTACCCTTATAAGAAATCTGCACTTTAA
- the btbd7 gene encoding BTB/POZ domain-containing protein 7 isoform X2, protein MGANGSSYPHSCSPRIGGNAQAQQTFIGTSSYSQQGYGWESKLYSLEHGHERPTDRKKKSLGLATLKRRFIKRRKSSRSADHARQMRELLSGWDVRDTNALVEEYEGTAALKELSFQASLARAEAPSLQRDLAALYQHKYCTDVDLIFQGTCFPAHRAILAARCPFFKTLLSSSPGYGAEVLMDIETAGIDVPMFSALLHYLYTGEFGVSGAEDSRLQNVDVLVQLSEEFGTPNSLEADMKGLFDYMCYYDALLSFSSDSEMIESCNERGAVAAAPTGGSGGSGCPGTPDEDLRAHKAILSARSPFFRNLLQRRIRTGEEMTERTLQTPTRIVLDESIIPRKYVQVILHCMYTDVVELGLVLRGSPSAGSLGEVQALVSGGRGASTRTEEAMELYHIALFLEFSMLAQGCEDIVVESLSLDSLVPILKWSSQPYGSKWVHRQAMHFLCEEFSQVVTSDVLYELSKEHLLSAIQSDYLQASEQDILKYVVKWGEQQLIKRMADREPNLLSGTAHSVNKRGVKRRDLDVEELKEILSPLLPFIRTEHILPPNSDVLADALKRGLISTPPSDMLPTAEGGKANAWLRQKNAGIYVRPRLFSPYVEEAKSVLDEMMVEQTDLVRLRLVRMSNVPDTLYMVNNAVPQCCHMISHQQMASNSTTAPSVVANEIPVPQLSVVKEMIRRLQELRHTEQVQRAYALNCGEGATVSYELQLRVLREFGLADGATELLQNPYKFFPDERFGDESPILALRQINMEPVMREFMPDIALGVSVMSLREQHMAEMDRDGPHSPMGPSGHHLPHGPCPSVRLSHSHGPGHGHSCKRHAPEPKLEAQAEFPDLYDFSCRPATPTSTHPLPSFAGPDLYSHSCTPSSSYPPPYISDSQSQGHPQGRTAPDPLRLDVLSMTSQRHDGVLASPSGAQPRMGHIPRGRSNETDLTHGLGHLRSPSGNMDSYEDRHTGPRDAPEEMVLAGESSGLGPLQQPHRNSVSEEIARDRRSPSKPDYPYKKSAL, encoded by the exons ATGGGTGCCAATGGATCCAGCTATCCACACTCATGCTCCCCACGCATAGGGGGAAATGCACAGGCACAGCAGACTTTTATAG GGACGTCATCCTACTCTCAGCAGGGATATGGCTGGGAGTCTAAGCTATACAGCCTGGAGCATGGCCATGAGAGgcccacagacaggaagaagaagagccttGGCCTGGCGACCCTCAAACGGAGGTTCATCAAAAGGAGGAAGTCCAGCCGCTCAGCAGATCATGCGCGGCAGATGCGGGAACTTTTGTCAGGGTGGGACGTCCGTGACACAAACGCCCTGGTGGAGGAATACGAGGGCACAGCGGCCCTCAAGGAGCTGAGCTTCCAGGCTAGCCTGGCACGTGCCGAGGCACCGAGCTTGCAGCGGGATCTGGCTGCCCTCTACCAGCATAAGTACTGCACTGATGTGGACCTCATCTTCCAAGGTACTTGCTTCCCAGCTCACCGGGCCATCCTGGCTGCCCGTTGCCCCTTTTTCAAGACTCTGCTATCCTCATCCCCTGGCTACGGTGCAGAGGTCCTCATGGACATTGAGACAGCTGGCATTGATGTGCCCATGTTCTCTGCCCTGCTTCACTACCTGTACACTGGGGAGTTTGGGGTGAGCGGAGCAGAGGACTCCAGGCTGCAGAACGTGGACGTACTGGTCCAGCTCAGTGAGGAGTTTGGTACACCCAACTCCCTGGAGGCTGATATGAAGGGCTTGTTTGACTACATGTGTTACTATGACGCTCTGCTCAGCTTCTCTTCAGACTCTGAGATGATAGAGAGCTGTAATGAGCGAGgggctgtggctgcagcaccAACAGGGGGCTCAGGAGGCAGCGGGTGCCCCGGGACCCCAGACGAGGACCTTAGGGCTCATAAAGCTATCCTGTCAGCGCGTTCTCCTTTCTTTAGGAACCTTTTGCAGAGGCGCATCCGCACGGGAGAGGAAATGACAGAGCGCACATTGCAGACACCCACCCGCATAGTGCTAGATGAGTCCATCATCCCACGGAAGTACGTGCAGGTTATTCTCCACTGCATGTACACAGACGTGGTGGAGCTTGGGCTGGTGTTGCGGGGCAGCCCCTCAGCGGGCAGCCTCGGCGAGGTGCAAGCCCTGGTGTCCGGGGGGCGCGGAGCCAGCACACGTACCGAGGAGGCCATGGAGCTGTACCACATCGCTCTGTTCTTGGAGTTCAGTATGCTGGCTCAAG GCTGTGAGGACATTGTTGTGGAGAGCCTGTCTCTGGACTCTCTCGTCCCCATCCTGAAGTGGAGCTCCCAGCCGTACGGCTCCAAGTGGGTCCACAGGCAGGCCATGCACTTCCTCTGCGAGGAGTTCAGTCAGGTCGTCACCTCAGATGTTCTCTACGAGCTGAGCAAGGAGCACCTTCTCAGTGCAATTCAGTCTGACTACCTACAG GCGAGTGAACAGGACATTCTGAAGTATGTTGTTAAGTGGGGCGAGCAGCAGCTTATTAAGAGGATGGCAGACAGGG AGCCCAACCTGTTGAGCGGCACTGCCCACAGCGTAAACAAGAGGGGAGTGAAAAGGAGAGACCTGGATGTGGAGGAGCTAAAGGAGATCCTTTCTCCCCTCCTGCCCTTCATCCGAACTGAGCACATCTTACCTCCCAACAGTGACGTACTGGCTGATGCG CTTAAAAGGGGTTTGATCAGCACCCCACCTTCAGACATGCTGCCCACCGCTGAGGGGGGAAAAGCCAATGCCTGGTTAAGGCAGAAGAACGCAGGCATCTATGTGCGCCCCCGCCTTTTCTCTCCTTATGTGGAAGAGGCGAAG TCTGTGCTCGATGAGATGATGGTGGAGCAGACGGACCTGGTGCGTTTGCGATTAGTGCGCATGTCCAACGTCCCAGACACACTCTACATGGTCAACAATGCTGTGCCTCAGTGCTGTCACATGATCAGCCACCAGCAAATGGCAAGCAACTCTACCACAGCTCCATCGGTTGTGGCCAATGAGATTCCAG TGCCTCAGCTGTCGGTGGTAAAGGAGATGATCCGGAGGCTACAGGAACTGAGGCACACAGAGCAGGTCCAGCGAGCTTATGCCCTCAACTGTGGTGAAGGAGCCACCGTCAGCtatgagctgcagctgcggGTGCTGAGGGAGTTTGGTCTGGCAGACGGAGCCACTGAGCTACTGCAG aaCCCCTATAAGTTCTTCCCTGATGAACGGTTTGGAGATGAGAGTCCAATTCTGGCTCTGCGGCAG ATCAACATGGAGCCTGTTATGAGGGAGTTCATGCCTGACATTGCACTAGGTGTCTCAGTCATGTCCCTGAGGGAGCAGCACATGGCAGAGATGGACAGGGACGGCCCTCACAGCCCAATGGGCCCCTCAGGCCACCATCTGCCTCATGGGCCCTGCCCCTCTGTCCGCCTCAGCCACAGCCATGGTCCTGGACACGGCCACTCCTGCAAAAGACACGCTCCTGAACCCAAGCTGGAGGCTCAAGCCGAGTTCCCTGACCTGTACGACTTCTCTTGCCGACCTGCAACACCGACCTCCACTCACCCTCTGCCCTCCTTTGCAGGACCAGACCTCTACAGCCACAGCTGCACCCCCTCCAGCTCTTATCCACCGCCCTACATTTCTGACTCTCAGTCCCAGGGCCACCCACAGGGACGGACTGCCCCAGACCCACTGCGTCTGGATGTCCTCAGTATGACCTCTCAGAGGCATGATGGAGTCCTTGCCAGCCCCTCCGGGGCCCAGCCTAGGATGGGACACATCCCAAGGGGCAGATCGAATGAGACAGACCTGACTCATGGCTTAGGTCATTTACGGTCGCCCAGTGGGAACATGGACAGCTATGAGGACAGGCACACAGGACCTAGGGATGCCCCGGAGGAGATGGTTCTGGCTGGAGAGTCATCAGGCCTGGGGCCCCTCCAGCAGCCTCACAGGAACAGTGTCAGCGAGGAGATCGCCAGAGACCGCAGATCACCTAGCAAACCTGACTACCCTTATAAGAAATCTGCACTTTAA